In the genome of Pseudomonas putida, one region contains:
- the icmH gene encoding type IVB secretion system protein IcmH/DotU: protein MTEAVLQQGAIAAAHDTSTLKDLVRDFISMALIVRRGRQVTSVQAFEDSVERFFTLLEREARAANYSVEQVKDTQYALCAFLDESVLRSGDNELRRHFELQPLQFRYFGVHLAGEGFFEKIDALRADVKQNLDVLEVYHLCLALGFEGKFSVGQKDQLRYLANTLGQDISRYRKPPKTLSPDWALPDQVSQMLRHEVPLWVYLALIALVCVGVYLTLDWLLDKDVAALSEQIRQLFSA from the coding sequence ATGACCGAAGCCGTACTGCAGCAGGGCGCCATCGCGGCCGCCCACGACACGTCGACCCTCAAGGACCTGGTCCGGGACTTTATCAGCATGGCGCTGATCGTGCGCCGTGGTCGCCAGGTCACGTCGGTGCAGGCGTTCGAGGACAGCGTCGAGCGCTTCTTCACCCTCCTCGAGCGTGAAGCGCGCGCCGCCAATTACAGTGTCGAACAGGTCAAGGACACCCAATACGCCCTGTGCGCATTCCTCGATGAAAGCGTGCTGCGCTCGGGCGACAACGAGCTGCGCCGGCACTTCGAACTGCAACCGCTGCAGTTCCGCTACTTCGGTGTGCACCTGGCCGGCGAAGGGTTCTTCGAGAAAATCGACGCGCTGCGTGCCGACGTCAAACAGAACCTCGACGTACTCGAGGTCTATCACCTGTGCCTGGCCCTGGGCTTCGAGGGCAAGTTCAGCGTCGGCCAGAAAGACCAACTGCGCTACCTGGCCAACACGCTGGGCCAGGACATTTCGCGTTACCGCAAGCCACCGAAAACCCTGTCGCCGGACTGGGCCCTGCCGGACCAGGTGTCGCAGATGCTGCGCCACGAGGTGCCGCTGTGGGTGTACCTGGCGTTGATCGCACTGGTCTGCGTCGGGGTGTACCTGACGCTCGACTGGTTGCTGGACAAGGACGTCGCCGCCCTTTCCGAACAAATCCGCCAGCTGTTCAGTGCCTGA
- the tssK gene encoding type VI secretion system baseplate subunit TssK: MSKQSRVMWSEGMFLLPQHFQYQDEFHQHQLAEATLRVTPFHWGVQALQVDEDALANGSLQLKRLKLVFPDGSLYDAPQHDPLPAARDLKDLLKANDLKVYAALKLPEPFGLNYVEDGQEHKAARRFRKQFDTLPDLNEGELENEITSLRLNVVLLVDGDSLDGYSHCPLAKLTRNSMGGFNLDPHFVHPTLHLGNHETLAGIGKRLLGALQAKSKALSGRRRERADQIAEFGSSDVTLFWLLNTVNRAHPQLAHLLAHPRLHPERLYLFLADLAGGLLTFTLDTQLSDLPEYDHHDPAASLVKLDEMIRVMLDNVVPNQCIVINLTQTKPSYWQGQLHDPRLAEADFYISVHADMPGASLLELVPRAFKVGSPEDIEVVVNSAMPGVTLNHAARLPNAIPVRLDNQYFAIEPHGPVYERMISAQTVCFYAPSAFTNLKLELMAVLK; this comes from the coding sequence ATGAGCAAGCAGAGCCGGGTGATGTGGTCGGAAGGTATGTTCCTGCTGCCCCAGCACTTCCAGTACCAGGATGAGTTCCACCAGCACCAGTTGGCCGAGGCGACCCTGCGCGTCACCCCCTTCCACTGGGGCGTGCAAGCATTGCAGGTGGACGAGGACGCCCTGGCCAACGGCTCGCTGCAACTCAAGCGCCTGAAGCTGGTGTTCCCCGACGGCAGCCTGTACGACGCGCCGCAGCACGACCCGCTGCCGGCAGCCCGCGACCTCAAGGACCTGCTCAAGGCCAATGACCTGAAGGTCTACGCGGCGCTCAAGCTCCCCGAGCCGTTCGGCCTCAACTATGTCGAGGACGGCCAGGAGCACAAGGCCGCGCGGCGCTTTCGCAAGCAATTCGACACCCTGCCCGACCTCAACGAAGGCGAGCTGGAAAACGAAATCACCAGCCTGCGCCTGAATGTGGTGCTGCTGGTCGATGGCGACAGCCTCGATGGCTACAGCCATTGCCCACTGGCCAAGCTGACCCGCAACAGCATGGGCGGTTTCAATCTCGACCCGCACTTCGTCCACCCGACCCTGCACCTGGGCAATCATGAAACCCTGGCAGGCATCGGCAAACGCCTGCTCGGAGCTCTGCAGGCCAAGAGCAAGGCGCTGTCGGGGCGGCGCCGTGAACGTGCCGACCAGATCGCCGAGTTCGGCTCCAGCGACGTCACCCTGTTCTGGCTGCTCAACACGGTCAACCGCGCCCACCCGCAACTGGCCCACCTGCTGGCTCATCCACGCCTGCACCCCGAGCGCCTGTACCTGTTCCTCGCCGATCTGGCCGGCGGCCTGCTGACCTTTACCCTGGACACCCAACTCAGCGACCTCCCCGAGTACGACCACCACGACCCTGCGGCCTCGCTGGTCAAGCTCGACGAGATGATCCGGGTGATGCTCGACAACGTCGTGCCCAACCAATGCATCGTCATCAACCTCACCCAGACCAAGCCGTCCTACTGGCAGGGCCAACTGCACGACCCACGCCTGGCCGAGGCCGACTTCTACATTTCGGTGCATGCCGACATGCCCGGCGCCAGCCTGCTGGAGCTGGTGCCCAGAGCCTTCAAGGTCGGCTCGCCGGAAGACATCGAAGTGGTGGTCAACAGTGCCATGCCAGGTGTCACCCTCAATCATGCTGCGCGGCTGCCCAACGCGATTCCGGTTCGGCTGGACAACCAGTACTTCGCCATCGAGCCACACGGCCCTGTCTATGAGCGAATGATTAGCGCCCAGACCGTCTGCTTCTATGCGCCCAGCGCCTTTACCAACCTCAAGCTCGAACTGATGGCGGTGCTCAAATGA